One bacterium genomic window, GATCTCGATCCCGGTGGAGGTGGATTTCATAGCAGTGGCCAGCTACAAGGGCAGCACCAGGACATCCGGCGTAGTGCGGCTCAACCATGACCTCTCCACCGGCATCCGGGGACGGCATGTGCTTTTGCTGGAGGACATCGTGGACAGCGGACTGACCCTGTCCTATCTTTTAAAGAACTTAAGGACCCGGCGCCCCGCTTCCATCGAGGTCTGCACCCTGCTGGAAAAGAAGGACCGGCGGCGGATGCCGGTGCCGGTAAAATACAAGGGGTTTAACATACCCGATAAATTCGTGGTGGGTTACGGGCTGGATCACAATCAGCTCCATCGCAACCTGCCTTACATAAGCTGGATTGAGGAGGAATAATGGCGGAAGGGAATAAAGGCGGCAAGGGACTTAAGAGGCTCACCGGCCCCAAGGGTTTTAACGAAGGCATCCGGTCGGTGCTGATCTGGGTGATACTGGTGATGCTGGCCATATCGCTGTACAACCTGTTCTCCAAGCCCAGGGACCGGCAGATGGACATCATCTACAGCCAGTTCCGGGAGGAGCTAAACGCCGGGAACATCACCCAGGTGATCTTCACCGGGCGGGAGGTCAAGGGAGATTTCAAGTCCCCCAAGATGGAGGTCAAGGCCGGGGTCAGGCTGGAATACCCCAAGTTCAAGACCTTTCTGCCGATCGAGGACCCGAACCTGATAGCCGAGCTGGAGGCCCGGGGCGTCAGGATCAAGGCCCTGTCCACCGAGCCCAGCGGCCTGGTGGCCTTTCTGATGAACTACGGTTTTCTGATAGTGCTGGGCGTGCTGTGGTTCCTGTTCATGCGCCAGATGCAGGGCGGACAGAAGGGGGTGTTCTCCTTTGGCAAAAGCAAGGCCAAGCTTTCCCAGGACCGGATCAAGGTCACCTTCAGCGACGTGGCCGGGGCCGACGAGGCCAAGACCGACCTGAGGGAGATCATAGACTTCTTAAAAGAGCCGAAAAAATTCACCAAGCTGGGCGGCAAAATACCCAAGGGGGCCCTGCTTTTAGGCTCGCCGGGAACCGGCAAGACCCTGCTGGCCCGGGCGGTGGCGGGGGAGGCCGGGGTGCCGTTCTTCTCCATCTCCGGTTCCGATTTTGTGGAGATGTTTGTGGGAGTCGGTGCGGCCCGGGTGCGGGACCTGTTCGAGCAGGGCAAGCGCAGCGCCCCCTGCATCATCTTCATCGACGAGATAGACGCGGTGGGCCGCCACCGGGGAGCCGGGATGGGCGGGGGCCACGACGAGCGGGAGCAGACCCTGAACGCCCTGCTGGTGGAGATGGACGGTTTTGCCGGCAACGAGGGGGTGATTATTCTGGCGGCCACCAACCGCCCCGATGTGCTGGATCCGGCCCTGATGCGGCCGGGGCGTTTTGACCGGGTGATAGTGGTGGACCGGCCGGACGTGGTGGGCCGGGAGGGGATACTGAAGGTCCATACCAAGAACAAGCCTTTGGCTGCTGACGTGGACCTGAAGATACTGGCCCGGGGCACCCCGGGATTTTCCGGGGCCGACATCGCCAACATGGTCAACGAGGCCGCCCTGCTGGCGGCCCGCAAGAACCACGACAAGGTCTACATGCAGGACATGGAGGAGGCCAAGGACAAGGTGCTGATGGGGGCCGAGCGCAAGAGCATGGTGATCACCGACGACGAGAAGAAGATGACCGCCTACCACGAGGCCGGGCACACCTTGGTCAGCCGGCTGACCAAGGACACCGACCCCATCCACAAGGTGACCATCATCCCCCGGGGACGGGCCATGGGGGTCACCGTCTCCCTGCCCACCGACGAAAAGCACAACTACTCCCGGACCTGGTGCCTTAACCGGATGGCCATCAT contains:
- the hpt gene encoding hypoxanthine phosphoribosyltransferase; the protein is MNKELKTSRVLISKARIQSKVKQMARKISSDYKGKDLILVGVLRGSFVFMADLVREISIPVEVDFIAVASYKGSTRTSGVVRLNHDLSTGIRGRHVLLLEDIVDSGLTLSYLLKNLRTRRPASIEVCTLLEKKDRRRMPVPVKYKGFNIPDKFVVGYGLDHNQLHRNLPYISWIEEE
- the ftsH gene encoding ATP-dependent zinc metalloprotease FtsH; translation: MAEGNKGGKGLKRLTGPKGFNEGIRSVLIWVILVMLAISLYNLFSKPRDRQMDIIYSQFREELNAGNITQVIFTGREVKGDFKSPKMEVKAGVRLEYPKFKTFLPIEDPNLIAELEARGVRIKALSTEPSGLVAFLMNYGFLIVLGVLWFLFMRQMQGGQKGVFSFGKSKAKLSQDRIKVTFSDVAGADEAKTDLREIIDFLKEPKKFTKLGGKIPKGALLLGSPGTGKTLLARAVAGEAGVPFFSISGSDFVEMFVGVGAARVRDLFEQGKRSAPCIIFIDEIDAVGRHRGAGMGGGHDEREQTLNALLVEMDGFAGNEGVIILAATNRPDVLDPALMRPGRFDRVIVVDRPDVVGREGILKVHTKNKPLAADVDLKILARGTPGFSGADIANMVNEAALLAARKNHDKVYMQDMEEAKDKVLMGAERKSMVITDDEKKMTAYHEAGHTLVSRLTKDTDPIHKVTIIPRGRAMGVTVSLPTDEKHNYSRTWCLNRMAIMLGGRAAEMLIFKDLSTGSGNDIEQATQLSRKMVCEWGMSSKLGPVTFGKKDEEIFLGRDFGHIKNYSEHTSELIDSEIRTLVDGANQKASKLLKDNRNILENLAAALLERECLDGEQVELIIKGQTLPARETKTNDKNGEEKKQNGKAQS